Proteins encoded together in one Aminipila butyrica window:
- a CDS encoding FliI/YscN family ATPase, translating to MRLQELSELIKNSETSEHIGKIENIVGMSIEASGIKASIGDINVITSKDGKRKVKSEVVGFKGEKTILMPYDFIEGMGSGDFVRSTKRRLRIPVGDFLCGRTINAMGEPIDGLGPVDQSVMCSVENNYINPLSRPPIVERIHFGIKALDGFLTVGKGQRIGIFAGSGVGKSTLLGMIAKQASADINVIALVGERGREVKEFIERDLGPEGMARSVLVVATSDQPAVQRAKCPIVATAIAEYFKDQGKDVLLMMDSLTRFAMAQREIGLAVGEPPVARGYTPSIYAEMPKLLERSGNFENGSITGIYTVLVEGDDTNEPIADTVRGILDGHVILSRKLAARNHFPAIEIGGSISRLMAAIVDENHKAMASKLRDMLAVYEENADLISIGAYKAGANAKLDTAVAKIDGINNFLKQKTSEFFTYDEELEGMTRILE from the coding sequence TTGCGTTTACAGGAATTATCGGAGCTTATAAAAAATTCGGAAACCTCCGAGCACATTGGCAAGATTGAAAATATCGTTGGTATGAGCATAGAGGCTTCAGGCATCAAAGCGAGTATTGGCGACATCAATGTGATTACCTCTAAGGATGGCAAGCGCAAGGTTAAATCGGAGGTAGTAGGCTTTAAAGGTGAGAAGACCATCCTGATGCCCTATGATTTTATTGAAGGCATGGGCTCTGGCGATTTTGTCCGGAGCACGAAAAGGCGCCTGCGCATTCCGGTGGGTGATTTCTTATGTGGGCGGACCATTAACGCTATGGGGGAGCCTATAGATGGCTTGGGTCCTGTCGACCAATCGGTCATGTGCAGCGTTGAGAATAATTACATCAACCCCTTGAGCAGACCACCTATCGTGGAGCGGATTCATTTCGGTATTAAAGCGTTAGATGGATTTCTCACGGTAGGAAAAGGTCAGCGTATTGGTATATTCGCTGGTAGTGGCGTGGGCAAGAGTACTTTGTTAGGGATGATTGCCAAACAGGCCTCAGCAGATATTAATGTTATCGCTTTAGTAGGGGAACGAGGCCGAGAGGTAAAGGAATTTATTGAACGAGACTTAGGCCCGGAGGGCATGGCTCGTTCTGTGCTGGTGGTGGCAACCTCTGATCAGCCTGCGGTACAGCGGGCCAAGTGCCCGATTGTGGCCACAGCCATTGCGGAATATTTCAAGGATCAGGGAAAGGATGTGCTGCTGATGATGGATTCCCTAACCCGTTTTGCTATGGCACAGCGGGAAATCGGCCTAGCGGTAGGAGAACCTCCTGTGGCTAGAGGCTATACGCCTTCCATCTACGCGGAGATGCCTAAGCTCCTAGAACGGAGCGGGAACTTTGAAAACGGATCCATTACAGGAATATACACGGTTCTGGTAGAGGGAGATGATACCAACGAACCCATTGCCGACACCGTGCGAGGTATTTTGGATGGGCATGTGATTCTCTCCAGAAAGCTGGCAGCTCGGAATCACTTCCCAGCCATTGAGATTGGTGGCAGCATCTCTCGACTGATGGCAGCTATTGTAGATGAAAACCACAAGGCGATGGCTTCAAAGCTGCGGGATATGTTGGCGGTATACGAAGAAAATGCGGACTTGATTTCTATTGGGGCCTATAAAGCTGGGGCCAACGCTAAACTAGATACAGCGGTGGCCAAAATTGATGGGATTAACAACTTTTTAAAGCAGAAAACCAGCGAATTTTTTACCTACGATGAGGAACTGGAGGGAATGACTAGAATTTTGGAATAA
- the fliJ gene encoding flagellar export protein FliJ: MAKFKFSLKSVEKYRNITLDEAKAHYAKAVADVGRQEQVISKINEEIANINRELNEKNSQGITILEYQGYKVYIKIQENNLKNEEEKLKGLKKIENRRRRELITAKTDVMSIEKLREKRFEEHRKEEGKKEALATEEFISNQLSSRK; this comes from the coding sequence ATGGCGAAGTTTAAGTTTTCTTTAAAATCAGTAGAAAAATATAGAAATATTACGTTGGACGAAGCCAAGGCGCACTATGCTAAAGCGGTAGCTGATGTGGGCCGCCAAGAGCAGGTTATCTCAAAGATTAACGAGGAAATTGCCAATATAAACAGGGAACTCAATGAAAAAAACAGCCAAGGGATTACGATTCTGGAGTACCAGGGATACAAGGTTTATATAAAGATTCAGGAAAACAACTTGAAAAATGAAGAAGAAAAGTTGAAAGGCCTGAAGAAAATTGAGAACAGGCGGAGGCGAGAGCTGATTACAGCTAAGACCGATGTTATGTCTATCGAAAAGCTCCGAGAAAAGCGCTTTGAGGAACATAGGAAGGAAGAGGGCAAGAAGGAAGCGCTGGCCACGGAGGAGTTCATTTCAAATCAGTTATCTAGCCGCAAATAG
- a CDS encoding flagellar hook-length control protein FliK: MNAGVYFQTMNSSPTAKIASSGSAQMSSGNKYSGESFKKEMDKAFDKQPSRAGELEKGHAADKRNDKVQQKEEPQKPEVEEVTPKQESPQEEVSPPAEVLAAVQMQQTIAPVSQPVLTMAQPDQELQSKAGMVAATADSSDLLMKEADSTTSQSNAGEKGEIKLPFQNSADLVKSAMLQNSKEGTQEGLAQRFAENLNQEQLNPLQDMQEETEVQKVPTFQSADTATDETGTDASEQVLENLLLKNNQLDPAKVNIKVAEAPVDTTRADAAQQLADKITYKLSQGKQEFDLELNPRNLGKVNIKMIFQNGTAELIMTTSNAKAHQLLASHADTLRSILEANTGLDSTINLKEAESNDGQFDRDNFQQQKENQQQQQEQQKKTATEGLSFVDRLRLGLVEDMEEAV, from the coding sequence ATGAATGCAGGAGTGTATTTTCAAACCATGAACAGCAGTCCTACAGCAAAGATTGCGAGCAGCGGAAGTGCGCAGATGTCTTCTGGAAACAAGTACTCAGGCGAATCTTTTAAAAAAGAGATGGACAAGGCTTTTGACAAACAGCCGAGCAGAGCCGGAGAGTTGGAGAAGGGACATGCGGCGGACAAACGCAATGACAAGGTACAGCAGAAGGAAGAACCACAGAAGCCTGAAGTGGAAGAGGTGACGCCAAAGCAGGAAAGCCCTCAGGAGGAGGTGTCTCCGCCCGCGGAGGTTTTGGCAGCAGTTCAGATGCAACAGACCATTGCTCCGGTTTCTCAGCCAGTTTTGACTATGGCTCAGCCGGATCAGGAACTTCAGTCCAAAGCTGGCATGGTGGCGGCAACTGCGGATTCCAGCGATTTGCTGATGAAGGAGGCCGATAGCACCACGTCCCAGTCCAATGCAGGAGAAAAAGGGGAGATTAAACTGCCGTTTCAGAACAGTGCTGATTTAGTGAAATCCGCTATGCTGCAAAACAGCAAAGAAGGAACACAGGAGGGACTGGCTCAGCGATTTGCTGAAAATCTGAACCAGGAGCAGTTGAATCCATTGCAGGACATGCAAGAAGAGACGGAAGTACAGAAAGTTCCAACCTTCCAGTCAGCGGATACGGCTACCGATGAAACCGGTACCGACGCCAGCGAGCAAGTACTAGAAAACTTGCTTTTGAAAAACAATCAGCTGGACCCGGCTAAGGTAAACATCAAAGTGGCAGAAGCACCAGTTGATACCACCAGAGCAGATGCAGCACAGCAGCTTGCAGACAAGATTACTTACAAGCTCAGTCAAGGTAAGCAGGAGTTTGATTTGGAGCTGAATCCGAGGAACTTAGGCAAGGTCAATATCAAAATGATATTCCAAAATGGCACAGCTGAACTGATTATGACTACATCCAATGCTAAAGCTCATCAACTGCTGGCATCCCATGCTGATACGCTGAGAAGCATCTTAGAGGCCAATACGGGACTGGATAGCACGATTAACCTGAAAGAAGCGGAGAGCAACGACGGTCAGTTTGATCGAGATAATTTCCAGCAGCAGAAGGAAAATCAGCAGCAACAGCAAGAACAGCAGAAAAAGACTGCAACAGAAGGCTTATCCTTTGTAGATCGGTTGAGACTAGGTCTAGTAGAGGATATGGAAGAAGCCGTTTAA
- a CDS encoding flagellar hook capping FlgD N-terminal domain-containing protein, with amino-acid sequence MADTTINDQILKSLKSLTADKSASKSLQSNIDLQTVNWLNLLVAQLKNQDMYNQTDNAEMMNQMAQYSQIQATQSMVDMQEDLYAMNTTSYATSLLGQNVTAASIETTTDSTGKTEKLVTTVGTVTGVTLFEGEPVVYIGDKAFSLSQIMIVGKVETGKETDNGGDTDTDPDTDDNKDDGAVNGGE; translated from the coding sequence TTGGCAGATACAACTATCAATGATCAAATACTAAAGTCCTTAAAGTCGTTGACTGCCGATAAGAGCGCCAGCAAATCCCTTCAGAGCAATATTGACTTGCAGACGGTAAATTGGCTGAACCTTTTAGTGGCCCAACTGAAAAACCAGGATATGTATAATCAGACCGACAATGCGGAGATGATGAACCAAATGGCACAGTATTCCCAGATACAAGCGACACAAAGCATGGTAGACATGCAGGAAGACTTGTATGCCATGAACACCACATCCTATGCAACATCCCTTTTGGGGCAAAATGTGACTGCCGCATCCATTGAGACTACTACCGATTCCACAGGAAAGACAGAAAAGCTGGTCACCACCGTAGGGACGGTAACCGGGGTAACCTTGTTTGAAGGAGAACCTGTTGTCTATATCGGAGATAAAGCTTTTTCTCTAAGCCAAATCATGATTGTAGGGAAAGTGGAAACCGGTAAGGAAACCGACAACGGTGGAGACACAGACACAGATCCCGATACGGATGACAATAAAGATGATGGTGCTGTGAACGGGGGCGAATAA
- a CDS encoding TIGR02530 family flagellar biosynthesis protein, with product MADIKVGTNYQNINQLVGSRNVNNPGQVTQNTGVTKIGADFGTLLQEQLDKNSGADKRQGIQFSKHAQERVLQRGIELTPELMDDLNSAVKKADAKGAKDVVIFDSLNAFIVNVPNKTVVTTMSGNEMRDNVFTNIDGAVIL from the coding sequence ATGGCAGACATTAAAGTTGGGACGAACTATCAGAATATTAATCAGCTAGTAGGCAGCAGGAATGTGAATAACCCAGGGCAGGTGACACAAAATACTGGCGTAACTAAAATTGGCGCAGATTTTGGTACTCTTTTGCAGGAACAGCTGGATAAGAACAGCGGAGCTGATAAACGACAAGGTATTCAATTTTCTAAGCATGCTCAGGAACGAGTGCTTCAACGAGGCATTGAATTGACCCCAGAGCTGATGGACGACTTAAACTCAGCAGTGAAAAAAGCAGATGCCAAGGGGGCTAAAGACGTGGTTATTTTCGATTCACTAAACGCCTTTATCGTCAATGTACCAAACAAAACAGTAGTGACCACTATGAGCGGCAACGAGATGCGAGATAATGTGTTCACGAACATCGACGGGGCAGTAATACTGTAA
- a CDS encoding flagellar hook-basal body complex protein produces the protein MVKSMFAAVAGLRAHQAKMDVIGNNIANVNTYGYKAARATFRDVFYATSSGAGNAGTVYGGTNPSQVGYGSKLGSIDSLMTSGGTATTDSPLDCMIVGNGFFLVGQMPEEAAGVREGIDVESGYEDDGSKKDNAKLGEVDQTKVSALSLTRVGIFNFDGDGNLVDSNGRLVYGFASEYKTDGGTDGKTAGYELNMNEITAIRLPNASTEAGTYEPMTLKKITVGQDGGITGTNDKGESILIAKIAIANVPNPNALERGENSYYTAKANTGTITVNPSGQNSTGEIQSGCLEMSNVDLSREFTDMITTERGFQANTRIITVTDSMLEELVNLKR, from the coding sequence ATGGTTAAATCAATGTTCGCTGCGGTAGCAGGTCTGCGGGCTCATCAGGCTAAAATGGACGTTATCGGCAACAATATTGCCAACGTAAACACGTACGGTTACAAAGCAGCCAGAGCTACTTTCCGTGATGTATTCTACGCTACGTCCAGCGGTGCAGGCAACGCTGGTACCGTGTACGGCGGTACCAACCCTTCCCAAGTGGGTTACGGATCTAAGCTAGGCTCTATCGATTCCCTGATGACCAGTGGTGGTACAGCTACTACCGACAGCCCTCTGGACTGCATGATTGTAGGCAACGGTTTCTTTCTGGTTGGACAGATGCCGGAAGAAGCTGCTGGGGTGAGAGAAGGAATCGATGTGGAAAGCGGTTATGAGGATGATGGTTCGAAGAAAGATAATGCGAAGCTGGGTGAAGTAGATCAGACAAAAGTCAGTGCTTTAAGCCTTACCCGCGTGGGCATTTTCAACTTTGACGGTGACGGCAACTTAGTAGATTCCAACGGCCGTCTGGTATATGGATTTGCCAGCGAATATAAGACCGATGGCGGCACAGACGGTAAAACAGCGGGCTACGAATTAAATATGAATGAGATTACAGCTATTCGGCTGCCGAATGCCAGCACAGAGGCAGGGACATACGAGCCTATGACCTTGAAGAAAATTACGGTTGGCCAAGACGGCGGCATAACTGGTACCAACGATAAAGGGGAATCCATCTTGATTGCCAAGATTGCCATCGCCAATGTACCGAACCCAAATGCGCTGGAAAGAGGAGAAAACTCTTACTACACCGCTAAAGCCAACACGGGCACGATTACGGTTAACCCGTCAGGACAGAACTCTACTGGTGAGATTCAGTCAGGTTGTCTGGAAATGTCCAACGTGGACTTGTCCAGAGAATTCACAGATATGATTACCACAGAGAGAGGCTTTCAAGCCAACACAAGAATTATCACTGTGACAGACTCCATGCTGGAAGAGTTGGTAAACTTAAAGAGATAA
- a CDS encoding flagellar FlbD family protein, with protein sequence MIKLTKLNGTTFLLNHQLIQIIEKIPESKIVLNNKEYYLVQESLEEILERIIQFDAKVANRLEDLKETFRQHP encoded by the coding sequence ATGATTAAGCTTACAAAATTAAACGGTACAACATTTCTTCTGAATCATCAACTGATACAGATTATTGAAAAGATACCGGAATCTAAGATTGTCTTGAACAACAAAGAATATTATCTCGTTCAGGAATCCCTTGAGGAAATCCTCGAAAGGATTATCCAATTCGATGCCAAAGTGGCAAATCGACTGGAAGATTTAAAGGAAACATTTAGACAGCATCCATAA
- the fliM gene encoding flagellar motor switch protein FliM yields MADVLSQSQIDALLNSLNTSSDEEEKLIDEEENKKVKKYDFKTPKKFTRDRLKLIFSVYENFARVMSSYLTSMMRLSCQVEMVDIEEQKYFEFNNALSENDIVAMVDGSVNNGKGDTETLMAQMSNEVIYALIDRMLGGGGDVEGVDSDGSFTDVEISLFENVMVRLLPIMEESWQSYFDVGFRFDKIETNPRLIQSIQADEVVVIVVLNVEIKDTTGTFNICIPGSLMEDVFKLVDQTNLAGKRREHTTEIAREEILESLRDSQLEVRAFLGEANMLLEDVYSLKPGDVINLRKPKDSDVAIYVEDKPWYKGRLGEKKGSVAVKITGTTITR; encoded by the coding sequence ATGGCTGATGTATTATCACAAAGTCAAATAGACGCCCTGCTCAATTCCCTCAACACCTCTTCTGATGAAGAAGAGAAATTGATTGATGAGGAGGAAAATAAAAAAGTAAAGAAGTATGACTTTAAGACTCCTAAAAAATTCACCAGAGACCGGTTAAAGCTAATTTTCAGTGTATATGAAAATTTTGCACGAGTTATGTCGTCCTACCTGACCAGCATGATGCGCCTTTCCTGCCAAGTGGAAATGGTGGACATTGAAGAACAGAAATATTTTGAGTTTAACAATGCGTTGTCGGAAAACGACATCGTAGCCATGGTAGACGGTTCTGTCAACAACGGGAAAGGTGATACGGAGACCTTAATGGCCCAGATGAGCAATGAGGTGATTTATGCCTTGATTGATCGAATGCTGGGAGGAGGCGGAGACGTAGAAGGAGTGGACTCTGACGGGAGTTTTACAGATGTGGAAATTTCTCTCTTTGAAAACGTCATGGTTCGGCTGCTGCCTATCATGGAGGAGTCCTGGCAAAGCTATTTTGATGTGGGGTTTCGCTTTGATAAGATTGAGACCAATCCCCGGCTGATTCAGAGCATTCAGGCGGATGAAGTGGTGGTCATCGTGGTGTTAAATGTGGAAATTAAGGATACCACCGGTACCTTTAATATTTGCATACCGGGCAGCCTCATGGAAGACGTATTTAAGCTGGTAGATCAGACTAACCTGGCTGGCAAGAGAAGGGAGCATACCACGGAGATTGCCAGAGAGGAGATTCTGGAGAGCTTGCGGGATTCTCAGCTGGAGGTACGGGCCTTCCTGGGAGAAGCGAATATGCTTCTGGAAGACGTGTATTCGTTGAAGCCAGGTGATGTAATTAACTTAAGAAAGCCTAAAGACTCAGATGTGGCTATATACGTGGAGGATAAACCATGGTATAAGGGACGTCTGGGTGAGAAAAAAGGCAGTGTTGCAGTTAAGATAACGGGTACGACCATAACCCGATAA
- the fliY gene encoding flagellar motor switch phosphatase FliY, which translates to MNDNNTYFTPMEIDGIGEILNISLGSSATAMSDMLGRKVTITTPNVQIRGYDEFEISEVEPAVGVEITYVTGLDGNNLMLLKRDDVRKILEILMYTEIDPDTFELDELSLSAVCELMNQMMGASATAMADVIGTVVNISTPVAFEVENAETFKQKYFKSDEPMVEVYFNIEIEDTFSSKFITMLSMDLCKKLIASFGFMDGNEKSEGEAAPAPIPDMASAAAAPAAPAPMPQMQSQMAQPAQMMPQGYPPQMYGQPYPADPRLINVQPIYHNYEVSPAEAGTNLDLIMKVPLQVSVEIGRTKKLVKDILELGQGSLVVLDKLAGDQVDVYVNGQCIAKGDVVVVDDNFGVRITEVIKKTDIINSL; encoded by the coding sequence ATGAACGATAACAATACTTATTTTACCCCCATGGAGATCGATGGTATCGGTGAAATCCTAAACATCAGCTTAGGATCATCGGCCACGGCCATGTCTGATATGTTGGGGAGAAAGGTGACCATCACCACGCCTAACGTGCAGATTCGGGGTTATGATGAATTTGAAATCAGCGAGGTTGAGCCTGCTGTAGGTGTAGAGATTACCTACGTGACTGGTTTAGATGGCAACAATTTGATGCTGCTCAAACGAGATGATGTCCGTAAAATTCTAGAAATCCTTATGTATACGGAGATTGACCCGGATACCTTCGAATTGGATGAACTTTCTTTGAGCGCCGTCTGTGAGCTGATGAATCAGATGATGGGGGCATCCGCTACCGCGATGGCCGATGTCATTGGCACGGTGGTCAATATCTCCACGCCGGTAGCTTTCGAAGTGGAGAATGCGGAAACCTTTAAACAGAAATATTTTAAGTCAGATGAGCCTATGGTGGAAGTGTACTTTAATATTGAGATTGAAGATACTTTTTCCAGTAAGTTTATCACTATGCTGTCGATGGATCTCTGCAAGAAACTGATTGCTTCTTTTGGATTTATGGATGGAAATGAAAAGTCTGAGGGAGAAGCTGCACCAGCACCGATTCCGGACATGGCATCAGCGGCAGCTGCTCCGGCCGCACCAGCACCGATGCCGCAAATGCAGAGTCAGATGGCTCAGCCAGCGCAGATGATGCCGCAAGGCTATCCGCCGCAGATGTATGGACAGCCATACCCGGCAGACCCAAGGCTGATTAACGTGCAGCCGATTTACCACAATTATGAGGTCTCCCCCGCTGAGGCAGGGACGAATCTGGACTTGATTATGAAGGTACCACTGCAGGTATCCGTAGAAATTGGCCGCACAAAGAAGCTGGTGAAGGATATTCTGGAACTGGGACAAGGATCTTTGGTGGTGCTGGATAAGCTGGCAGGAGATCAGGTGGACGTATATGTAAACGGTCAATGCATCGCAAAGGGCGATGTGGTAGTTGTTGATGATAACTTCGGTGTCAGAATCACAGAAGTAATCAAAAAGACTGATATCATTAACAGTCTATAG
- a CDS encoding response regulator, protein MAKILLVDDAAFMRMMIKDTLSKNGYTDLYEAGDGAQAVEKYDEIKPDLVIMDITMPNMDGLEALKAITGKYPDAKVVMCSAMGQEAMVIEAIKLGAKDFIVKPFKPDRILKTVSAVLPQ, encoded by the coding sequence ATGGCAAAAATTTTATTAGTTGATGATGCAGCATTTATGCGTATGATGATCAAGGATACTTTGTCCAAGAATGGATACACGGATTTATATGAAGCTGGGGATGGTGCGCAGGCTGTGGAGAAGTACGACGAGATTAAACCAGACTTAGTAATCATGGATATCACCATGCCAAATATGGATGGCCTAGAGGCTTTAAAGGCTATTACAGGCAAGTACCCTGATGCCAAAGTTGTTATGTGCTCTGCCATGGGTCAGGAAGCTATGGTTATTGAAGCTATCAAGCTGGGTGCCAAAGATTTCATTGTAAAGCCGTTCAAGCCGGACCGGATATTGAAGACGGTATCTGCAGTCCTGCCACAGTAA
- a CDS encoding FliO/MopB family protein: MKILSSIIPLMLALMAVVGVIYLSYVFSKYVALGASKMSGTKYMRVVDRMLLGQDKMMMIVQIGESYYLTGVTSQNVQIIKELSEDELVEMEGSASPMGLQQMMTFKSALQKHLNKNKE; encoded by the coding sequence ATGAAGATTTTAAGTTCGATTATACCTTTGATGCTGGCTCTGATGGCAGTGGTCGGTGTCATCTATTTAAGCTATGTATTCAGCAAATATGTAGCTCTAGGTGCCAGCAAGATGAGTGGTACCAAGTATATGCGGGTGGTGGATCGGATGCTCTTAGGGCAGGATAAGATGATGATGATCGTCCAGATTGGCGAAAGCTATTATCTAACCGGTGTGACCTCTCAGAATGTCCAGATTATCAAGGAGTTGTCAGAAGACGAATTGGTGGAGATGGAAGGTTCCGCTTCACCGATGGGTCTTCAGCAGATGATGACTTTTAAAAGTGCTCTGCAGAAGCATTTGAATAAAAATAAGGAATAA
- the fliP gene encoding flagellar type III secretion system pore protein FliP (The bacterial flagellar biogenesis protein FliP forms a type III secretion system (T3SS)-type pore required for flagellar assembly.): MTDSILSINGTGMQTLEILVLLTLIALLPSILIMMTSFTRIVIVLSLLRNAMGLQQTPPNTVIIGIALFLSLFIMQPVITDINEQAYQPYKADQITQEQAIDTASVPLKEFMLKQTKVESLNVFLNFAGLDRPENLTDVPMHVVIPAFMTSELSRAFLMGFLLYIPFLVIDIIVASVLMSMGMVMLPPSMISMPFKLLLFVVVNGWELLFTTLVSSFN, from the coding sequence ATGACTGATTCAATTCTTTCAATAAATGGGACCGGCATGCAGACATTGGAGATTCTGGTCCTTCTGACCTTGATTGCCCTGCTGCCTTCCATTTTAATTATGATGACGTCTTTTACCAGAATCGTCATCGTCTTATCGCTTTTGCGAAATGCTATGGGGTTACAACAGACCCCGCCTAATACAGTTATTATAGGCATCGCCCTGTTTTTATCGCTGTTTATCATGCAGCCAGTCATCACAGACATTAATGAACAAGCGTATCAGCCCTATAAGGCAGATCAAATCACCCAGGAGCAGGCCATCGATACGGCCTCTGTTCCCCTCAAGGAATTCATGCTGAAACAAACGAAGGTAGAATCCTTGAACGTATTTTTAAACTTTGCAGGCCTAGATCGGCCGGAGAATTTAACGGACGTTCCCATGCACGTAGTGATTCCGGCCTTCATGACCAGTGAGTTGAGCCGGGCGTTTCTCATGGGATTTTTGTTATATATCCCTTTTTTAGTCATTGATATCATCGTCGCCAGCGTGCTTATGTCCATGGGTATGGTCATGCTGCCGCCATCTATGATATCTATGCCGTTTAAGTTGTTGCTTTTCGTAGTAGTCAATGGCTGGGAACTGCTCTTCACCACCTTGGTGAGCAGCTTTAACTAA
- a CDS encoding flagellar biosynthetic protein FliQ, whose product METYSPIFDVLHTAVLVAAEVASPILLVSMAVGLIIAIFQAATSIQEQTITFVPKLFIIGIILVVTGSWILSTLVDFTKMIFDTMLEL is encoded by the coding sequence ATGGAAACCTATTCACCTATATTTGATGTACTGCATACAGCTGTGTTGGTTGCAGCAGAGGTGGCATCGCCCATACTTCTGGTCAGTATGGCGGTGGGGCTAATTATTGCCATCTTTCAGGCGGCTACGTCTATACAGGAACAGACCATTACCTTTGTGCCAAAGCTGTTTATCATTGGTATCATCCTGGTGGTGACCGGTTCCTGGATTTTATCCACTCTGGTGGATTTTACAAAGATGATTTTCGATACCATGCTGGAGTTATAA
- a CDS encoding flagellar biosynthetic protein FliR produces MQSFLAINNLTVFGLILMRMVGCIALNPILGRKNVPPMMKAGISLMLAILVFSYTDISTIEVIDSTVEYIVIGVKELVVGFVVGFAVSLFTYVIILGGEVIDMQMGLSMSKVYDPASNVSLSLNATFYNILFIFMFFHVQGHLTLFKLFLELSKAVPYGQTLFGEDLATGMISVFCQCTILGIKLAMPMIALQFFVEMAFGILMRNIPQINVIMINIQAKIFAGLVFLLILFTPTLSFVESLIDQLFSAIVQLAKLMG; encoded by the coding sequence ATGCAGTCCTTTTTAGCAATTAATAATTTGACGGTCTTCGGGCTGATTTTGATGAGAATGGTGGGGTGCATTGCCTTAAACCCTATATTGGGAAGAAAAAATGTTCCGCCGATGATGAAAGCAGGCATCTCTTTAATGCTGGCCATCCTAGTTTTCTCGTATACAGATATCTCCACCATAGAGGTTATCGATTCCACGGTTGAATATATCGTCATCGGGGTTAAAGAGTTGGTGGTGGGCTTCGTGGTAGGTTTTGCGGTCAGTTTATTCACTTATGTAATTATACTGGGTGGTGAGGTCATCGACATGCAGATGGGCCTATCGATGTCTAAAGTTTACGATCCAGCCAGCAACGTATCCCTGTCCTTGAATGCAACGTTTTATAATATTTTATTTATTTTTATGTTCTTTCACGTGCAAGGGCATTTGACTTTATTTAAGCTATTTTTAGAGCTGTCGAAGGCTGTTCCTTATGGGCAGACCTTGTTTGGGGAAGACCTAGCCACAGGGATGATTTCTGTATTCTGCCAGTGTACGATTTTGGGTATTAAGCTGGCTATGCCAATGATTGCCCTCCAGTTTTTCGTGGAGATGGCCTTCGGCATCTTAATGAGGAATATACCACAGATTAATGTGATTATGATAAATATACAGGCAAAAATTTTTGCAGGACTGGTCTTTTTGCTCATTCTCTTTACGCCTACTTTGAGTTTCGTGGAGAGTCTGATTGATCAATTATTCAGTGCCATCGTGCAGTTGGCCAAGTTAATGGGGTGA